The Saccharomonospora cyanea NA-134 genome includes a region encoding these proteins:
- a CDS encoding mandelate racemase/muconate lactonizing enzyme family protein — protein MKIVKVEAVPVSTPLTRPFLMPGTRITHIHSVLLKLHTDDGLVGYADSGDTSTWYRGEIQESIMGMICEHIAPRFLIGADPRDIEKIVGQMDTFVRDNNQAKATVDFALHDLKGKAFGVPVYQLLGGRNTEASVQGWVVSAGPVDQVVGEAVTAVEQGFALIKLKSDGNTDHDVDNVREVRAALGDDARIVVDANGFWTYEQALRTMRRLDAYGMYCIEQPVPHWDIEGMARLRARIDTPVFADESAQELHDIKEIIDRRAADGLFIKMQKAGGLLKAQRWLTMARLADLPVMSGCMIGSGLEASPSAHLMIANNWASQFVHENLGPLIIHGQWENEKQPIENDIAKNPPIFSDGKLYPNEGPGFGIELNEEFIAANITPGKQPRTVR, from the coding sequence ATGAAGATCGTCAAGGTCGAAGCCGTCCCGGTGTCCACGCCGCTGACCCGGCCGTTCCTGATGCCCGGCACGAGGATCACCCACATCCACAGCGTGCTGCTGAAGCTCCACACCGACGACGGGCTCGTCGGCTACGCGGACTCCGGCGACACCTCCACCTGGTACCGAGGTGAGATCCAGGAATCGATCATGGGGATGATCTGCGAGCACATCGCGCCCCGGTTCCTCATCGGCGCCGATCCCCGCGACATCGAGAAGATCGTCGGGCAGATGGACACGTTCGTCCGCGACAACAACCAGGCCAAGGCCACGGTCGACTTCGCGCTGCACGACCTGAAGGGCAAGGCGTTCGGCGTGCCCGTGTACCAGCTGCTGGGCGGCAGGAACACCGAGGCGTCCGTGCAGGGCTGGGTCGTCTCCGCCGGACCGGTCGACCAGGTGGTCGGCGAAGCCGTCACCGCCGTCGAGCAGGGCTTCGCTCTGATCAAGCTCAAGTCCGACGGCAACACCGACCACGACGTCGACAACGTCCGCGAGGTGCGGGCGGCGCTCGGCGACGACGCCCGCATCGTGGTGGACGCCAACGGGTTCTGGACCTACGAGCAGGCGTTGCGCACGATGCGCAGGCTCGACGCCTACGGCATGTACTGCATCGAGCAGCCGGTGCCCCACTGGGACATCGAGGGCATGGCCCGCCTGCGCGCCCGGATCGACACCCCCGTCTTCGCCGACGAGTCGGCGCAGGAACTGCACGACATCAAGGAGATCATCGATCGTCGCGCCGCCGACGGCCTGTTCATCAAGATGCAGAAGGCCGGCGGTCTGCTGAAGGCGCAGCGGTGGCTGACCATGGCCAGGCTGGCCGATCTGCCCGTGATGAGCGGCTGCATGATCGGCTCCGGCCTGGAGGCCAGCCCGTCCGCCCACCTCATGATCGCGAACAACTGGGCGTCGCAGTTCGTCCACGAGAACCTCGGCCCACTCATCATCCACGGCCAGTGGGAGAACGAGAAACAGCCGATCGAGAACGACATCGCGAAGAACCCGCCGATCTTCTCCGACGGCAAGCTCTATCCCAACGAGGGCCCCGGATTCGGCATCGAACTGAACGAGGAGTTCATCGCCGCCAACATCACCCCCGGCAAGCAACCCCGCACGGTGCGGTGA
- a CDS encoding CaiB/BaiF CoA transferase family protein, whose protein sequence is MSGALRGVRVIDLTQALAGPFCTSVLADHGADVVKVEAPRGDFMRNNGPFADDDTHRPYGGTFASANRNKRSIVLDLKKPEARDVLLRLVEGADVLVENFSAGVMQRLGLDYETLSARNPRLVYTSIRGFGDEVGGESPYRDWPAFDIVAQAMGGLMSITGPDADTPVRVGSGLGDTVPGLFAAFGTLAALREAEHTGKGQYVDVAMVDSVLAVSEVVVNNYAATGQVPRPIGNQLAGFAPFDTVRAKDGQVTLGAPHRPQWTKLCTIMGRPELIDDPRFDTDHNRWVHRDEVYEILNAWTEQHTVAELMELLGGQVPLAPILDAEAIFEDPHFAARDMLPEVEHPGTGRKTVVVGIPAKLSATPGAVSRRAPLLGEHTEEVLREAGLDDAAIDSLRAAGATVRQEKNS, encoded by the coding sequence GTGAGCGGCGCACTGCGGGGCGTGCGGGTGATCGACCTGACCCAGGCACTCGCCGGACCCTTCTGCACGTCCGTGCTGGCCGACCACGGCGCCGACGTGGTCAAGGTCGAGGCTCCGCGCGGGGACTTCATGCGCAACAACGGCCCGTTCGCCGACGACGACACCCACCGCCCCTATGGAGGCACCTTCGCGTCGGCGAACCGCAACAAGCGCAGCATCGTGCTGGACCTGAAGAAGCCTGAAGCGCGCGACGTGCTGCTCCGCCTCGTCGAGGGCGCCGACGTGCTGGTGGAGAACTTCAGCGCGGGAGTGATGCAGCGGCTCGGGCTCGACTACGAGACGCTGTCCGCCCGCAACCCGCGCCTCGTCTACACGTCGATCCGGGGGTTCGGCGACGAGGTCGGCGGCGAGAGTCCCTACCGCGACTGGCCCGCCTTCGACATCGTCGCGCAGGCGATGGGCGGCCTGATGAGCATCACGGGACCCGACGCCGACACACCCGTGCGCGTCGGTTCCGGTCTCGGTGACACCGTGCCCGGACTGTTCGCCGCGTTCGGCACGCTCGCCGCTCTGCGGGAGGCCGAACACACCGGCAAGGGGCAGTACGTCGACGTCGCGATGGTCGACAGCGTGCTCGCGGTGTCCGAAGTGGTCGTCAACAACTACGCCGCCACAGGGCAGGTACCGCGTCCGATCGGCAACCAGCTCGCGGGTTTCGCGCCGTTCGACACGGTGCGTGCCAAGGACGGCCAGGTGACCCTCGGCGCCCCGCATCGTCCCCAGTGGACGAAGCTGTGCACGATCATGGGTCGGCCCGAGCTCATCGACGACCCGAGGTTCGACACCGACCACAACCGCTGGGTCCACCGCGACGAGGTCTACGAGATCCTCAACGCCTGGACTGAGCAGCACACGGTCGCCGAACTCATGGAGCTGCTGGGCGGCCAGGTGCCGCTCGCGCCCATCCTCGACGCCGAGGCCATCTTCGAGGACCCGCACTTCGCCGCGCGGGACATGCTGCCCGAGGTCGAGCACCCGGGGACCGGCCGCAAGACCGTGGTCGTGGGCATCCCGGCCAAGCTCTCCGCCACTCCCGGCGCGGTCTCGCGCCGGGCACCGCTCCTCGGTGAGCACACCGAAGAGGTGCTGCGCGAGGCGGGTCTCGACGACGCCGCCATCGACTCCCTGCGCGCCGCGGGCGCCACCGTCCGTCAGGAGAAGAACTCATGA
- a CDS encoding acyl-CoA dehydrogenase family protein: protein MTDAAPSPPVFFDPDYDEFARWVRDFAAPFSDGYLGRAHSEDFPWDLARKMAAQGLLGLGVSEKFGGQGRIGEELTKVHLGIAHEELAYADFYLSQLAYTDNLTGPLLERFLPPDVAADWVPGIVEGRHIVALGLTEPGSGSDAMAMRMRAERVDGGWKLNGEKTSITFAPHAKGMVTFAKVHGETKGTSGVTAFLVPLDSPGVSMQRFHDPGWKPLGRAGVFLDDVVVPDHLVIGGIGDGFRLVMAEFDYTRSVIGLMSTGVARKALDMTIEHVKTRHAFGRPVAANQGVSFPIAEHATRLEAARWLTYRALSLADAGKPFTKEAAMTKLMATDVSLRTIRDCIVLHGHLGYSEELPLQAMLRDVSGLEIGEGTPQIQKVVISRALLGREATR from the coding sequence ATGACCGACGCCGCGCCTTCGCCGCCCGTCTTCTTCGACCCCGACTACGACGAGTTCGCCCGATGGGTCCGCGATTTCGCCGCGCCGTTCTCCGACGGCTACCTCGGCCGCGCCCACAGTGAGGACTTCCCGTGGGACCTCGCGCGGAAGATGGCCGCCCAGGGGCTGCTCGGGCTCGGCGTGTCCGAGAAGTTCGGCGGCCAGGGCCGGATCGGGGAGGAGCTGACCAAGGTTCACCTCGGCATCGCCCACGAGGAGCTGGCCTACGCCGACTTCTACCTCTCCCAGCTCGCCTACACCGACAACCTCACCGGCCCGCTGCTCGAACGGTTCCTCCCCCCGGACGTCGCCGCCGACTGGGTGCCCGGCATCGTCGAGGGGCGGCACATCGTCGCGCTCGGGTTGACCGAGCCCGGCAGCGGCTCCGACGCGATGGCCATGCGGATGCGCGCCGAGCGCGTCGACGGCGGCTGGAAGCTCAACGGGGAGAAGACGTCCATCACGTTCGCGCCCCACGCCAAAGGCATGGTCACCTTCGCCAAGGTGCACGGCGAGACGAAGGGGACCAGCGGAGTCACCGCCTTCCTGGTGCCCCTGGACTCCCCGGGCGTGAGCATGCAGAGGTTCCACGATCCCGGCTGGAAACCACTCGGCCGCGCCGGGGTGTTCCTCGACGACGTGGTGGTGCCCGACCACCTCGTGATCGGCGGGATCGGTGACGGCTTCCGCCTGGTGATGGCCGAGTTCGACTACACCCGGTCCGTCATCGGGCTGATGTCCACGGGCGTGGCCCGCAAGGCACTCGACATGACCATCGAGCACGTCAAGACCCGGCACGCCTTCGGTCGCCCCGTGGCCGCCAACCAGGGTGTGTCGTTCCCGATCGCCGAGCACGCCACCCGGCTGGAGGCGGCCCGCTGGCTCACCTACCGCGCCCTGTCGCTGGCGGACGCGGGCAAGCCGTTCACCAAGGAAGCGGCGATGACCAAACTGATGGCCACCGACGTGTCGTTGCGGACCATCCGCGACTGCATCGTGCTGCACGGCCATCTCGGCTACTCCGAGGAACTGCCGCTGCAGGCCATGCTGCGCGACGTCTCCGGCCTGGAGATCGGTGAGGGCACACCGCAGATCCAGAAGGTCGTCATCAGCCGCGCGCTGCTGGGCCGGGAGGCGACCCGGTGA
- a CDS encoding DUF6881 domain-containing protein has protein sequence MSSEMRYVKVAWEHESPDEPVLFLSELDADGYETRKVQFYRDGRAEWADETRENEAVGLAEIPLPRSLNEILGQPEFDAQVIDPAEFECAWQQARTNH, from the coding sequence TTGTCCAGCGAGATGAGATACGTCAAGGTTGCATGGGAGCACGAGTCCCCGGACGAGCCGGTGCTTTTTCTCAGTGAACTCGACGCCGATGGATACGAGACCCGGAAGGTGCAGTTCTACCGTGATGGACGAGCCGAATGGGCGGACGAAACTCGTGAGAACGAAGCTGTCGGTCTCGCGGAGATTCCCCTCCCTCGGTCCCTGAACGAGATCCTCGGTCAGCCGGAGTTCGATGCTCAGGTGATCGATCCGGCGGAGTTCGAGTGTGCCTGGCAGCAGGCTCGCACGAACCACTGA
- a CDS encoding GMC oxidoreductase, with the protein MVSPDSAVPTRDEAPAAAAPAMLVDGRTVRSAGTHDVVDPGTGWVFATAPRGRDAVFAQVKDGVHAYSTARMGAEDDPGAVVDPQCRVRGLDNFRVVDASIMPKVVSANIHPTVIATAERAVGLLRGRPPRTVPS; encoded by the coding sequence ATGGTTTCACCCGACAGCGCGGTGCCGACCCGCGACGAAGCCCCGGCAGCAGCCGCACCCGCGATGCTCGTCGACGGCCGCACGGTGCGAAGCGCCGGCACCCACGACGTCGTCGATCCCGGCACGGGGTGGGTGTTCGCCACCGCACCTCGGGGCCGTGACGCCGTGTTCGCTCAGGTCAAGGACGGGGTGCACGCCTACTCGACCGCACGCATGGGCGCTGAGGACGATCCCGGTGCGGTGGTGGACCCGCAGTGCCGGGTCCGTGGCCTCGACAACTTTCGCGTCGTCGACGCGTCGATCATGCCTAAGGTCGTCAGCGCCAACATCCATCCCACCGTGATCGCCACGGCCGAGCGGGCTGTCGGGCTGCTCCGCGGACGACCCCCGCGGACGGTCCCCAGTTGA
- a CDS encoding benzaldehyde dehydrogenase yields the protein MSFLDNAAWQGKIYSGEWVTGSAGEAKITEPATGATLGSVGIADTGDLDAALSRATEAQRAWAALPHTERAAVLRRAGELWERHADEIETWIVREAGSLRPKAQLETHIAAQECYQSAALPAHPLGQVLPSEAPRMSFSKQVPVGVVGVISPFNFPLVLAIRSVAPALALGNAVVLKPDPRTAVSGGVTLARVFEEAGLPAGVLSVLPGGADVGAALVEDPRVPVISFTGSTGAGRTVGASASRNLKKVHLELGGNSAIVVLDDADLDATVSAGAAGSFLHQGQICMTTGRHLVHESVYEEYVAKLAAKAEALPVGDPMSGKVALGPIIDQGQLDKIHGMVTASVEAGARLAAGGTYEGLFYRPTVLADVPTTAPAYADEVFGPVAPVVPFATEDEAVALASESEYGLSLGIFTRDIGRGLELAEAIPTGIAHINDQTVGDEANIPFGGFGASGNGMRFGGATHNIEAFTETRWITARRDVAGYPF from the coding sequence ATGAGTTTTCTCGACAACGCCGCCTGGCAGGGCAAGATCTACTCGGGCGAGTGGGTGACCGGATCGGCAGGCGAAGCGAAGATCACCGAACCGGCCACCGGCGCCACCCTGGGCAGTGTCGGCATCGCCGACACCGGCGACCTCGATGCCGCGCTGTCCCGCGCCACCGAAGCCCAGCGCGCCTGGGCCGCGCTGCCGCACACCGAACGGGCGGCCGTCCTCCGGCGTGCCGGTGAGCTGTGGGAACGGCACGCCGACGAGATCGAGACGTGGATCGTGCGGGAGGCCGGGTCGCTGCGGCCGAAGGCACAGCTGGAAACGCACATCGCGGCACAGGAGTGCTACCAGTCCGCCGCGCTGCCCGCCCACCCGCTCGGCCAGGTACTGCCCAGCGAGGCCCCGAGGATGAGTTTCTCCAAGCAGGTTCCGGTCGGGGTGGTCGGTGTGATCTCACCGTTCAACTTCCCGTTGGTACTGGCCATCCGTTCGGTCGCACCGGCGCTGGCCCTCGGCAACGCCGTCGTGCTCAAGCCCGACCCCCGCACCGCCGTGTCGGGCGGGGTGACGCTGGCCCGCGTCTTCGAGGAGGCCGGGCTACCCGCGGGTGTGCTGTCGGTGCTGCCCGGCGGCGCCGACGTCGGCGCGGCGTTGGTGGAGGACCCGCGCGTGCCGGTCATCTCGTTCACCGGCTCCACCGGGGCCGGGCGCACCGTCGGTGCCAGCGCCTCTCGGAACCTGAAGAAGGTGCACCTGGAACTCGGTGGTAACTCCGCGATCGTCGTGCTCGACGACGCCGACCTCGATGCCACCGTGTCGGCCGGTGCCGCCGGGTCGTTCCTGCACCAGGGCCAGATCTGCATGACCACGGGCCGCCACCTGGTGCACGAGTCGGTGTACGAGGAGTACGTCGCGAAGCTCGCCGCGAAGGCCGAGGCACTGCCCGTGGGCGACCCCATGAGCGGGAAGGTGGCTCTCGGCCCGATCATCGACCAGGGTCAGCTCGACAAGATCCACGGTATGGTCACGGCGTCGGTCGAGGCGGGTGCGCGCCTGGCCGCGGGCGGCACGTACGAGGGCCTGTTCTACCGGCCGACAGTGCTCGCCGACGTGCCCACCACCGCTCCCGCCTACGCGGACGAGGTGTTCGGCCCCGTCGCACCCGTCGTCCCGTTCGCCACCGAGGACGAAGCGGTGGCACTGGCGTCGGAGTCGGAGTACGGCCTGTCCCTGGGCATCTTCACCCGTGACATCGGCAGGGGCCTCGAACTCGCCGAGGCGATCCCCACCGGTATCGCGCACATCAACGACCAGACCGTCGGCGACGAGGCGAACATCCCGTTCGGCGGTTTCGGGGCCTCCGGTAACGGCATGCGTTTCGGTGGTGCGACCCACAACATCGAGGCGTTCACCGAGACGCGCTGGATCACTGCGCGCCGGGACGTAGCCGGCTATCCATTCTGA
- a CDS encoding DUF2247 family protein: MRFPLPHSGEASFEVPLDYALRRMIPRWPEILWGYHNGVLHDGEVVTLAVRLYDLVGPENDIQERIALLFPGERSAELPLLMEALLRRVDVSVAEFRAWLFVALSWTYEHHNELSNPFEVVEVLYFEFGYPGEIAGFVRYMPPPSGGEYEYAAVHERWRAYLVGNGRRYGERVWTIFEIAVWSILRRRGRLLLNDRDRVVLSSRYRNHKMSTGDVRDAFRGQGR, encoded by the coding sequence GTGAGATTTCCGCTGCCTCATAGTGGTGAGGCTTCGTTCGAGGTTCCGCTGGACTATGCGCTGCGCAGGATGATTCCACGCTGGCCAGAAATCCTGTGGGGCTACCACAACGGTGTTCTCCATGATGGTGAAGTGGTCACCCTCGCGGTGAGGTTGTACGACTTGGTCGGGCCTGAGAACGATATCCAGGAAAGGATTGCTCTCCTGTTTCCTGGTGAGAGATCGGCAGAGCTGCCTCTGCTGATGGAGGCTTTATTGCGGCGTGTTGACGTCTCGGTTGCGGAGTTTCGCGCCTGGCTCTTCGTCGCGCTGTCGTGGACCTACGAGCATCACAACGAGTTGTCGAACCCCTTCGAGGTTGTTGAAGTTCTTTATTTCGAGTTCGGGTACCCGGGGGAGATTGCGGGGTTCGTCCGCTACATGCCGCCTCCGTCGGGTGGCGAGTACGAGTATGCGGCGGTGCATGAAAGATGGAGAGCGTATCTGGTCGGGAACGGCCGACGCTATGGAGAGCGTGTTTGGACGATCTTCGAGATCGCGGTGTGGTCGATCTTGAGACGTCGGGGGCGTCTGTTGTTAAACGATCGTGATCGTGTAGTCCTTTCTTCTCGATACAGGAATCATAAGATGTCGACCGGCGATGTTCGGGACGCTTTCAGGGGCCAGGGACGATGA
- a CDS encoding ArsR/SmtB family transcription factor has product MVVDGLSDAEADRLFHGLADATRRDIVVTVLQREQSISSLARRYDMSFAAVQKHVAVLERSALVVKRRRGREQLVHGNPDTLRKAARLLDAYETLWRHRVQAIDALVSEEDRS; this is encoded by the coding sequence ATGGTTGTAGATGGACTCAGTGACGCCGAGGCGGACCGCCTCTTCCACGGGCTCGCCGACGCGACCCGGCGCGACATCGTCGTGACGGTGCTGCAGCGGGAACAGTCGATCTCCTCGCTCGCCCGCCGGTACGACATGAGCTTCGCCGCGGTGCAGAAACACGTGGCCGTGCTCGAACGCTCGGCGCTCGTGGTTAAGCGGCGCCGGGGCAGGGAACAGCTCGTTCACGGCAATCCCGACACGCTCCGCAAGGCCGCTCGCCTGCTCGACGCGTACGAGACCCTGTGGCGGCACCGCGTCCAGGCCATCGACGCCCTCGTATCCGAAGAAGACAGGAGCTGA
- a CDS encoding CaiB/BaiF CoA transferase family protein, which translates to MGSHAAGPLTGLRVVELAGLGPAPFAAMFLADLGADVVRVQRPNAGFTMPIDPRRDTLQRGKRTLDVDLKHPDGAEVVLALAEHADVLVEGYRPGVAERLGLGPADCWARNPALVYGRMTGWGQDGPWAQRAGHDPTYQAITGSLHAIGRAGGPPQLPLSLVGDFGGGALYLVSGILAALWEAQRSGRGQVVDAAIVDGVAHLMANPYSLLAGGAWNDERGTNLIDSGAPFVDVYETADGKHVAVAALEPPFYAQLLDGLGLTGADLPGQWDRAGWPRLRKRFAAVFATRTRDEWAARFEGTDACVAPVLSMTEAPHAEHLVARGTFLDRDGHPEPAPAPRFSRTPTGVPDPPPGPGDTDPRTVLEDWNVPGASVLLDGGAITRTER; encoded by the coding sequence ATGGGCAGCCACGCAGCCGGACCGCTCACCGGCCTCAGGGTGGTGGAACTCGCAGGGCTCGGCCCCGCGCCGTTCGCGGCCATGTTCCTCGCCGACCTCGGCGCGGACGTCGTGCGTGTCCAGCGCCCGAACGCCGGGTTCACCATGCCGATCGACCCGCGACGGGACACCCTGCAGCGTGGCAAACGGACGCTCGACGTCGACCTCAAGCATCCGGACGGCGCCGAGGTGGTGCTGGCACTGGCCGAACACGCCGACGTGCTCGTCGAGGGTTACCGGCCCGGGGTGGCCGAACGGCTCGGTCTCGGCCCCGCCGACTGCTGGGCCCGGAACCCGGCCCTGGTCTACGGCCGCATGACCGGCTGGGGCCAGGACGGGCCGTGGGCGCAGCGTGCCGGGCACGACCCCACCTACCAGGCCATCACCGGATCCCTGCACGCGATCGGCCGCGCGGGTGGCCCACCGCAACTGCCGTTGAGCCTCGTCGGCGACTTCGGCGGCGGCGCCCTGTACCTGGTGTCGGGCATCCTCGCGGCGTTGTGGGAGGCGCAGCGCTCCGGTCGCGGCCAGGTGGTCGACGCCGCGATCGTCGACGGCGTCGCGCACCTCATGGCCAACCCGTACTCGCTGCTGGCGGGTGGGGCGTGGAACGACGAGCGCGGCACCAACCTCATCGACAGCGGCGCCCCGTTCGTCGACGTGTACGAGACCGCGGACGGCAAGCACGTCGCCGTCGCCGCGCTGGAGCCGCCGTTCTACGCGCAACTGCTCGACGGTCTCGGCCTCACGGGCGCCGACCTGCCCGGGCAGTGGGACCGCGCGGGCTGGCCGCGGTTGCGGAAACGGTTCGCGGCCGTGTTCGCCACGCGTACCCGCGACGAGTGGGCCGCACGATTCGAGGGCACCGACGCCTGCGTGGCGCCGGTGCTGTCGATGACCGAGGCCCCGCACGCCGAACACCTGGTGGCCCGCGGCACCTTCCTCGACCGCGACGGGCACCCGGAACCAGCACCCGCGCCCCGGTTCAGCCGCACGCCCACCGGGGTTCCGGACCCACCCCCCGGGCCCGGCGACACCGACCCACGGACGGTGCTGGAGGACTGGAACGTCCCGGGCGCGAGCGTCCTGCTCGATGGAGGCGCGATCACGCGAACCGAACGCTGA
- a CDS encoding DUF3140 domain-containing protein, protein MSAHAVDEVWDDWNDAVNMTARELEDWLDTPESRGVGDKSSGGESTGHESGRRIVALLRAKKSELGEDDAAHMRKVVSYVHRHLAQRPDGDVSDTPWRYSLMNWGHDPLKD, encoded by the coding sequence GTGAGCGCACACGCGGTGGACGAGGTCTGGGACGACTGGAACGACGCCGTCAACATGACGGCCAGGGAACTGGAGGACTGGCTGGACACGCCCGAGTCGCGCGGCGTCGGCGACAAGAGCTCCGGCGGGGAATCCACGGGACACGAGTCCGGGCGGCGCATCGTGGCGCTGCTTCGGGCGAAGAAGAGCGAACTCGGCGAGGACGACGCCGCGCACATGCGCAAGGTGGTTTCCTACGTGCACCGGCACCTCGCTCAGCGTCCGGACGGTGACGTGTCGGACACGCCGTGGCGTTACTCGCTGATGAACTGGGGTCACGACCCGCTGAAGGACTGA
- a CDS encoding LysR substrate-binding domain-containing protein, giving the protein MSRLDRTPSFTFRQLSAFVAVAETGTISAAASLLMVSPSAVSLTISDLEKVLRTQLCVRRRAHGVQLTPTGQAMLARARVLLQQASEMEAGSTDSGGEPAGPLSIGCYPTVGPTVLPPLLARFTELHPAVTIRFHEATADELATKLDSGELDAVIVYDLDVPPTWQSATLLTRHPTLVVANDHPLAGEAGPVALAEVADEPMVLLDTAPSAEHAMRVCAAAGFTPTVAYRTANYETVRAFVGWGLGWTIMLQQPQLNTTYGGLGVVARPIGDPRLEPVRLLIAWKQDVLLSRVTREFIRFAVDRYAAAEGR; this is encoded by the coding sequence GTGTCCCGCCTCGACCGCACACCGTCGTTCACGTTCCGGCAACTGTCCGCGTTCGTCGCCGTGGCCGAAACCGGCACGATCAGTGCGGCGGCGTCGCTGTTGATGGTGTCACCCTCGGCCGTGTCGCTGACGATCAGTGACCTGGAGAAGGTTCTGCGCACGCAGTTGTGCGTGCGACGACGGGCACACGGCGTCCAGCTCACGCCGACGGGCCAGGCCATGCTCGCTCGTGCCCGGGTGCTCTTGCAACAGGCGTCGGAGATGGAAGCCGGGTCGACCGACAGCGGTGGCGAGCCGGCGGGCCCGTTGTCGATCGGGTGCTATCCGACCGTCGGACCCACCGTCCTGCCGCCGCTGCTGGCGAGGTTCACCGAGCTGCATCCTGCCGTCACGATCCGCTTCCACGAGGCGACGGCCGACGAACTGGCGACCAAACTGGACAGTGGCGAGCTGGACGCGGTGATCGTCTACGACCTCGACGTCCCGCCGACCTGGCAGAGCGCGACCCTGCTCACCCGGCACCCCACGCTGGTGGTGGCCAACGATCACCCGCTGGCCGGGGAGGCCGGTCCGGTGGCGCTGGCGGAGGTCGCCGACGAACCCATGGTGCTGTTGGACACCGCACCCAGCGCGGAGCACGCCATGCGCGTGTGCGCGGCCGCCGGGTTCACCCCGACCGTCGCCTACCGGACCGCGAACTACGAGACCGTCCGCGCGTTCGTGGGCTGGGGCCTCGGCTGGACGATCATGTTGCAACAGCCGCAGCTGAACACCACCTACGGCGGGCTCGGTGTGGTGGCGCGCCCGATCGGCGACCCCCGTCTGGAGCCGGTGCGGCTCCTCATCGCCTGGAAGCAGGATGTGCTGCTCAGCCGGGTCACACGCGAGTTCATCCGGTTCGCCGTCGACCGCTACGCCGCCGCCGAAGGGCGCTGA
- a CDS encoding SRPBCC family protein, producing MPVTSVYKDSQTLTLTLVAEFAARVERVWRVWEDPRQLERWWGPPTWPATFEQHDFTVGGRSLYHMTGPDGDKSHGWWQITAIDAPHRLEFDDGFADDNGEPSSDMPSFHCVVTLEPAGSGTRMTTVSHFASVEQLEQLLSMGMEEGMREAMSQIDGLLVPTAG from the coding sequence ATGCCGGTCACCAGCGTCTACAAGGACTCGCAAACCTTGACCCTCACGCTCGTCGCCGAGTTCGCGGCCCGCGTCGAGCGCGTCTGGCGGGTCTGGGAGGACCCGCGCCAGCTCGAACGCTGGTGGGGCCCGCCGACCTGGCCCGCGACGTTCGAGCAGCACGACTTCACCGTCGGCGGCCGTTCGCTCTACCACATGACGGGACCTGACGGCGACAAGTCACACGGCTGGTGGCAGATCACCGCCATCGACGCGCCCCACCGCCTGGAGTTCGACGACGGCTTCGCCGACGACAACGGCGAACCCAGCTCCGACATGCCTTCCTTCCACTGCGTGGTGACCCTGGAGCCCGCCGGGTCCGGCACCCGCATGACCACGGTGTCGCACTTCGCCAGCGTCGAGCAGCTGGAGCAGTTGCTCTCGATGGGCATGGAGGAAGGCATGCGCGAGGCCATGTCGCAGATCGACGGCCTGCTCGTACCCACCGCGGGGTAG